DNA from Pajaroellobacter abortibovis:
CAGACAACATTCACACCACCCGGAGTAGACTCTGTCTTACAGAAGAAGGATGGATGGGATATCTCTGGGGTTCTCATATTTCTCCTGAGGCTCTTGCCACTGGAACGATCGCTGCCCGCTGTCACTACGCCATGCACCTGAACATGAATCCTGGCCTTGCAGGCTTTGAGTTTTACCATGGAGGACTTGCCAGTGGCACCCTTTGAAGCGACCTCTTCAGAACGAATGGGAATACGAAGGGACGCTAAAAGGAGTTCCAGAAATTATATACCGAGCTCGACGGATGGTTAATAAGGCTGTCCCACATTAACTTTCCTCACTACACTATATGCATAAAGATAGTCAGGACTTCTTTTATTTAACGAGACGTCCAATCATGCCTTCCCCCAACCTCACTCCTTCGCTCTCTACGCCTCTACCCCAAGAAGGAACATGGCGCGTGCAGGGGCTTCTGCAATACGGGTTCCCCTATGCCATAGCCACCACCGAAATTACACCTGATGGCCATTCCCTCAATGAAAGGTTCAACTCATGAGCGTCGATCCCCGTTCGATTCAGCTCCTATCGAATCATTCAGTAGACACATATCAACAGGTAGTCCTTTTCCTGATTACCACTCCATCTCATCAAGAACAGAAAGCTACCAAAAAAAAAGAAAAGGGCTCTGGTATCACCAATCTGCACTTTTCAGAGGCGACCCCCCCTCTTCTGAAGATACCCCACTTTTGACTGGAGCTGATCCAAAAGAAGAATCTTCCCCCTTCGCCTACCCGGATTGCAATAGGAGTTGACGAGGAAGAAGGGATCCTCTTCTAGACTGAGCTCTCCCCCGAATCAACAGTCAGCCCGATAATCCCTTCCCTCCTTTCCCCCTTATTGGAAAGTGTAGGTTGCTCGAAATTGCTCTTCGTCTCGAATCACACCCACACATTAATTGGAGGAAAACTTGACTTTAGAGGGAAACTTGCCCAAGTTGTCAAGGGCAAGAAAATCGACTTAATACGTAGAGAAAGAAAAGGGCCACGGCGCCATTTTGAAAACTCTTCTCCTGTATCTCCAGCCATATGGCAACCTCTTCAACGAAAGAGAATACGTTATTTGCGACCAATCCTTTCTCTCTCCTACGTCTATACATCCTTTTCCAACACCTCCTTCTGATTCTATTCCTGATCTTTTTTTAACCTCCTGGAAGAATCAACTGACAGCGTGAAGGAATAGATCGCGGCATATTTTAGAGAAGTAACAGAGGATCTAGCAAAAAATATTTTTTTCTGGTTAGGAAGTGTAGAACGATTAAAGTAGGCTATTGGTCAAATGAACACAAAGAAGCGTTCCCCTGTTCCTCCTCCCCCCCATCAACCAGAAAAGCCTTCACCCCCTATTCGGTCGGAAGCATCCAAAGTCTCTGATCCTGCACCATCCATCCATCTGGCTGATGAACTGGAACCTTCTGTCATACCACCTCCAGTTCAAGAAGAGCACATGCAGTCTTCCCTCCTCGAAGAGACCATCGCAGCTCCTATCCCTCTCCCTATCGAATGGGAGGCTAATCCAAACAAGCCAAATCAAAGCCCATCTAAATCTGAAATTCTCCATTCCCCCATCTCGCCAAACGATCTGAGAAAGCGACAAGACCCACGTGCATATCTCCCCTCCCAAACAGCTGCTCATGTCCAGAAGGAATCTGCGATGGGGACTACATCTCTCAAAAAGAAAAAACGGTTGGTGGGGGGGGGGCTGATCACGCTCACCCTTTTGATAGCCATGGGAGCCCTGCGAATATGGCTAAACCAAGGGGGTGAGATCAACTTAAGCGCAAGCGACAGCAAAGGGGGAAGCGCGATTTCCAATCTAACAGTCTTATTGGATAAAAATAAATTAGTGTGCCAGACCACACCCTGTACACTCAAGAATATACCCCCTGGCGAACATATTTTGGAAGTGGAAGCAAAAGGTTATCAACCACACCCTGCCAAAATAATAACGGTACAAGTGGGAAATGCGACCATTGTCGATTTTTCTATGGTTCAGTTAGCTCTCAGCGGGTTACAGTTCCGTACCTCTCTCTCCTCAGGCCAACTTTCCATAGATGGACAAACAGTAACCGGAATTCCTCAAGAGCCTTACCCACTAAGCCCTGGCTCACACACCATTCGCTTTGAAGCAGGAGAGCGTTACGAGCCAGTAGAAAAAAAGATTCTGCTCCAGGAAGGCACCATTGAAGAAGTGGTACTCAATCCCAAGGTGATTCAAGGAAAACTCACCCTTCAACTGGGCACTCCAGGAGCCAGAGTATTTCTCTTTCTAGGAAAACAAAAGAAAATCATTCATACATTCCCTTTTTCTATTGAGCTCAAACCCGATCAGCGCTATCGGATCGAAGCGCGGAAAAAAGGGTATGATCCCTTCGAACAAAACATTTCTTT
Protein-coding regions in this window:
- a CDS encoding carboxypeptidase regulatory-like domain-containing protein gives rise to the protein MNTKKRSPVPPPPHQPEKPSPPIRSEASKVSDPAPSIHLADELEPSVIPPPVQEEHMQSSLLEETIAAPIPLPIEWEANPNKPNQSPSKSEILHSPISPNDLRKRQDPRAYLPSQTAAHVQKESAMGTTSLKKKKRLVGGGLITLTLLIAMGALRIWLNQGGEINLSASDSKGGSAISNLTVLLDKNKLVCQTTPCTLKNIPPGEHILEVEAKGYQPHPAKIITVQVGNATIVDFSMVQLALSGLQFRTSLSSGQLSIDGQTVTGIPQEPYPLSPGSHTIRFEAGERYEPVEKKILLQEGTIEEVVLNPKVIQGKLTLQLGTPGARVFLFLGKQKKIIHTFPFSIELKPDQRYRIEARKKGYDPFEQNISFEDGQAEKVISLALTSTSREENTKHYHHRTKHTEQEEDSDDDTSSQDEGNISTSTQADKNVSFLNINSIPPALIQLDGKSLGNTPKLNLTVSPGSHTILFTNKEEGIQKTMTITLKPGETKTAAVKLRE